Proteins encoded within one genomic window of Brassica rapa cultivar Chiifu-401-42 chromosome A09, CAAS_Brap_v3.01, whole genome shotgun sequence:
- the LOC103839858 gene encoding short-chain dehydrogenase/reductase SDRA, with product MEGKKIGRRLEGKVAIVTASTQGIGFGIIERFGLEGASVVVSSRKQANVEEAVEKLKSKGIDAYGIVCHVSNAQHRRNLVEKTVQKYGKIDILVCNAAANPSTDPILSTKEAVLDKLWEINVKSSILLLQDMAPHLEKGSSVIFITSIAGFQPQGSMAMYGVTKTALLGLTKALAAEMGPDTRVNAVAPGFVPTHFASFITENSQVRESIEEKTLLNRLGTTGDMAAAAAFLASDDSSYITGETLVVAGGMPSRL from the exons ATGGAGGGGAAGAAGATAGGGAGGAGATTGGAAGGAAAGGTGGCGATAGTGACGGCTTCGACGCAAGGGATCGGCTTCGGTATCATCGAGCGTTTCGGCCTCGAAGGCGCTTCCGTCGTCGTTTCTTCCCGCAAGCAG GCAAATGTTGAGGAAGCAGTAGAAAAACTCAAATCCAAAGGGATTGATGCTTATGGAATCGTCTGCCATGTTTCCAATGCTCAACATCGCCGTAATCTTGTCGAAAAGACTGTTCAG AAATATGGAAAGATAGATATCCTTGTCTGTAACGCGGCTGCTAATCCGTCTACGGACCCAATCCTGTCCACCAAAGAAGCTGTCCTTGACAAGCTCTGGGAAATCAATGTCAAATCCTCTATTCTTCTCCTTCAG GATATGGCTCCTCACTTAGAGAAGGGTTCTTCGGTTATCTTCATTACTTCCATCGCTGGCTTTCAACCACAAGGATCCATGGCTATGTATGGTGTCACTAAGACTGCTCTTCTCGGACTAACCAAG GCTCTTGCTGCTGAGATGGGTCCGGACACACGTGTCAATGCGGTTGCTCCCGGTTTTGTGCCCACACACTTTGCTTCTTTCATCACCGAGAACTCCCAAGtg AGGGAAAGCATCGAAGAGAAGACTCTGCTTAACAGGTTGGGAACAACAGGAGACATGGCTGCTGCTGCGGCTTTCTTAGCATCAGATGATTCTTCTTACATCACCGGAGAAACTTTGGTCGTCGCCGGAGGAATGCCCTCAAGGCTCTAA